In the genome of Candidatus Izemoplasmatales bacterium, the window ATGAAGTTGTCGTCGCTCACGAGGATGCGCGAAACGCCGTTCACGATCAGCTGGGAACCGTTGTTGATGATCTTGACGCCGATCTTCTCCATCGCCGCGATCGTCGCGGCGACGTCGTCGTTGACGGCGGCGTTGTGGATCACCGACTTGCCCTTGGCGAGCGAAGCGGCGATGATCGCGCGATGGGTCTGGCTCTTCGACGGCGGAACGGCGACGGAGCCGGTCATGTTTCCGGGCGTAATCAGTACGTTCATGTCATTTCCCCTTTTCGAGTAGCGTGCGACGGCGGTTCGCTTCCGCCATTTTGAGTTTCAGGCCGTGGATGTCGCCGCTTCGAAGGAGTCTTTCGAGCTCGTCCAGCGAAGCGCGGAAGGCGTCGATGCGGGCGATCAGGTTGTCTTTGTTTTCCAGGAACAGTTCGCTCCACAGCGGCGCGTTGATCATCGCGATGCGGGTCAGGTCGCGGTAGGAATCGCCGATGAAGCGTCCGGTGTCGAAGACCCCGTCGTCGCTGTCGACGATGGCGAGCGCGATCGCGTGCGTCAGCTGGGAGGTATAGGCGATGATCGCGTCGTGTTCCTCCACCGTCAGGTCCGTGACGTTGCCGAATCCCATTTCCCGGGCAAGCGAGCGGATCGTTTCGAGCGCCGCGACGGTATTCGCCGGCGTCGGGACGACGATGTAGTTGGCTCCCCGGAAGATGGCGGGGTCGGCGTACGCCACGCCGGTCTTCTCGCGTCCGGCGACCGGATGGGAGAAGACGAACTGGACGCCTTGGGGCATCCGCGCGAGGACGCCTTCGACGATCGCCGACTTGACGCCGGCGATGTCCGCGCAGACGGTCCCGGGACGGATCGTCGCGGCGTTCTGATCGACGAACTCGAGCAGCGCCCGCGGATAGAGGCAAAGGTAGACGACGTCGCACGAACCCAGCAGCTCCGCGGGAGCGGCACAGGCGCGGTCGACGATCCCCTTCGCAAGCGCGAGGGACGCCGCCTGCGGATCGATGTCGTAGGCGAGGATGGTGTGGTTCGGCTTCAATGCGGCGGCGATGCTGCCGCCCATCAGACCGAGACCGACGATGCCGACTCTCATGGTATGAAAACCCCCAACGGATACTTTATATCATTGTAACACACTTTATTTGCGATGGAATTCCTTATGCGAAAAAGCTTGGAAAAGTCCTTCGCGGCGGGAAGCCGCCGGATGCCGGATTTTCTTTTTAAGAAAACGACGATATGATATAATGACTGTGAAGGCAGGTGACCGCCATGTATGTTGATGTTTCGCCGTTCGAATACGCCGGTTCCGTTCTCGAACGGATGAAGCCCGGCGTCTTTCTGACCGCATCCACGGACGGAAAGGCCAATACGATGATCATCGGCTGGGGCGGGCCGATCATGATGTGGAACCGTCCGATGGTGGTCGTCTTCGTCCGCGACATCCGCGCCACCTATCCGCTGATCGAGAAGAGCGGCGAGTTCACCGTGAGCGTTCCCCTGCGCGACGGACTCGCGGACGCGATCCGGTTCTGCGGTACGAAGTCCGGGCGCGACGTCGACAAGTTCGCCGCCTGCGGCCTGACGCCGGTCGCCGGCCGTTTCGTCGGCGCGCCGGTCATCGGCGAATGCGACCTCCACTACGAATGCCGGATCATGTACCGGCAGAAGCTCGACCAGGCTGCCGTTCCGCAGGCGATCAAGGATCGCTTCTACTCCAATCCCGCCAACAACGCCAACCACACCGTCTACTACGCCGACATCCTCGGCTGCTACGTGGATGGGAGGGTCCGCTGATGGCGGTCCTCCTCGACGGCAAGGCGCTCGGCGCCCTGATCCGCGAATCCGTCAAGCGGGACGTCGAAACGATCGTCCGCGACGCCGGCGTCGTCCCGCATCTTGCGGTCGTCCTCGTCGGCGAGGATCCCGCGAGCCAGACCTACGTCAAGAGCAAAGAAAATGCCTGTCGCAATGCCGGCATCCGTTCCACCGTGATCCGCGAGCCTTCGGACGTCGACGAGGCGCGGCTCCTTTCCATCATCGACGGCCTGAACGCCGATCCCGGCGTCCACGGCATCCTCCTGCAGCTGCCGATTCCGAAGCACCTCGATCCCGACCGCGTCATCGCGCGGATCGACCGAGGGAAGGACGTCGACGGCTTCACTCCCGAGAACGTCGCGGCGCTTTCGAACGGCCGGCCCCGCCTCGTCCCCTGCACGCCGCGGGGCGTGATGCGCCTCCTGGAACATTACCAGATTCCGGTCGCCGGACGCAAATGCGTCGTCGTCGGCCGCAGCCAGATCGTCGGGAAGCCGATGGCCGCACTGCTTCTGAACGCCAACGGCACCGTCACCGTCTGCCATAGCAAGACCGCCGACCTGCGCGCCGAGACGCAGCGCGCCGACATCCTCGTCGTCGCCATCGGAAAGACCCGCATGATCGACGGATCCTATGTGAAGCCCGGCGCCGTCGTGATCGACGTCGGAATCTCGAAAATCGACGGCGTGATCGCCGGCGACGTCGATTTCGCGTCGGCCGAAGCCGTCGCCGGATGGATCACCCCGGTTCCCGGCGGCGTCGGTCCGATGACCATCGCCTGCCTTCTGGAAAACACGATCGCGTGCTGCCGCGGACTCCTCGGAGGGCGCCCATGATCAGCCGCTACCAACGCGGACCGATGGCCGCCGTCTGGTCCGACAAGAACCGCTTCGACACCTATCTCGAAATCGAGATCCTGAACGCGGAGGCGCTCGCCGCCGCGAATGTGATCGGCGAACGCGAACTCCGTCTCCTCCGCAAGAACGCGTCGTACTCGCTCGATCGCGTTCGCGAACTCGAAGCGATTACGAAGCACGACGTGATCGCCTTCACCCGCGCCGTCGCGGAAACGCTCGGCGAGGAAGGGCGGTTCATCCATTACGGCCTGACCTCGACGGACATTGTCGACACCGCCAACGGCGCGTTGCTGAAACAGGCGGACGCGATCCTCGCCGCCGACATCGACCGCTTCATGGAGGTCCTCCGGAAACAGGCATACGCGTACAAGGACACGTTCTGCGTCGGCCGCACCCACGGCATGCACGCCGAGGTCACGGTCTTCGGGTTGAAATGGGCCCTCTGGCACGAGGACATGGCGCGGGCGAAGCGCCGCTTCCTCGCCGCCGCCGAAGAGGTCGAGTGCGGCAAGATCAGCGGCGCCGTCGGGAACTACGCCTTCACCGATCCCGCCGTCGAAGCATACGTCTGCAACCGACTCGGCATCCGCTCCGCGACGATCTCCACCCAGACGCTGCAGCGCGACCGGCATGCGGCGTACCTGTCCGCGATCGCCCTGGTGGGCTGCGAGCTCGAGAAGATCGCCACCGAGATCCGGCATCTCCAGCGGACCGAAGTCGGCGAAGTCTCCG includes:
- a CDS encoding prephenate dehydrogenase, which translates into the protein MRVGIVGLGLMGGSIAAALKPNHTILAYDIDPQAASLALAKGIVDRACAAPAELLGSCDVVYLCLYPRALLEFVDQNAATIRPGTVCADIAGVKSAIVEGVLARMPQGVQFVFSHPVAGREKTGVAYADPAIFRGANYIVVPTPANTVAALETIRSLAREMGFGNVTDLTVEEHDAIIAYTSQLTHAIALAIVDSDDGVFDTGRFIGDSYRDLTRIAMINAPLWSELFLENKDNLIARIDAFRASLDELERLLRSGDIHGLKLKMAEANRRRTLLEKGK
- a CDS encoding flavin reductase family protein, whose amino-acid sequence is MYVDVSPFEYAGSVLERMKPGVFLTASTDGKANTMIIGWGGPIMMWNRPMVVVFVRDIRATYPLIEKSGEFTVSVPLRDGLADAIRFCGTKSGRDVDKFAACGLTPVAGRFVGAPVIGECDLHYECRIMYRQKLDQAAVPQAIKDRFYSNPANNANHTVYYADILGCYVDGRVR
- a CDS encoding bifunctional 5,10-methylenetetrahydrofolate dehydrogenase/5,10-methenyltetrahydrofolate cyclohydrolase gives rise to the protein MAVLLDGKALGALIRESVKRDVETIVRDAGVVPHLAVVLVGEDPASQTYVKSKENACRNAGIRSTVIREPSDVDEARLLSIIDGLNADPGVHGILLQLPIPKHLDPDRVIARIDRGKDVDGFTPENVAALSNGRPRLVPCTPRGVMRLLEHYQIPVAGRKCVVVGRSQIVGKPMAALLLNANGTVTVCHSKTADLRAETQRADILVVAIGKTRMIDGSYVKPGAVVIDVGISKIDGVIAGDVDFASAEAVAGWITPVPGGVGPMTIACLLENTIACCRGLLGGRP
- the purB gene encoding adenylosuccinate lyase; amino-acid sequence: MISRYQRGPMAAVWSDKNRFDTYLEIEILNAEALAAANVIGERELRLLRKNASYSLDRVRELEAITKHDVIAFTRAVAETLGEEGRFIHYGLTSTDIVDTANGALLKQADAILAADIDRFMEVLRKQAYAYKDTFCVGRTHGMHAEVTVFGLKWALWHEDMARAKRRFLAAAEEVECGKISGAVGNYAFTDPAVEAYVCNRLGIRSATISTQTLQRDRHAAYLSAIALVGCELEKIATEIRHLQRTEVGEVSEPFSEAQKGSSAMPHKHNPISSENVCGLARVLRGYASASMEDVALWHERDISHSSVERILLPDATALLDYMLDRYAGVLVGLVVDAKRMAENIGLTRGTIFSQRVLTALVDAGRRREEAYDAVQRIAAEAIRTGVEFRELLQGDEFVKAALGTDAIGACFTLDYYARHVDRIYRKVFGDGTR